One Phaseolus vulgaris cultivar G19833 chromosome 4, P. vulgaris v2.0, whole genome shotgun sequence DNA window includes the following coding sequences:
- the LOC137838595 gene encoding uncharacterized protein, whose protein sequence is MRALQAEVAASRADNAELCRANEELRRGLQHVGERTADERAPPVPLRARPMSFSRAIMNVVLPTRSLGPKVSFTGVEDPEAHLTAFHTQMMLTGGFDAVYCKMEQYLVNKAPTRLSYDVFDVKQYQGESMKDYLNIFVIQVVRLKPTDESMIVHAFVKGMLPGPFSESLLRVYPRTFTEIRRRALAHIAADDCITQKQGLVAPVRPRTTTRPQPMRVHEATTEKKGAEKPYERTPRGARTRRDPPPKHNFRVELKEFIAIPNIAARLKVPAKTDRKMGPNKNAWCEFHQANGHHIRNCLALAHQLDELVKSGFLKDYLQEETNDQTLVATGADQGYEVPIHGEVITISGGFPREECASQATIEAQQTDLAPDVNLTFTQADLQGVVPHDNDLVVISLIIVGRRVRHVLVDQGSSANVMFLTTFNHLRLSVDQLKPYSRRLYGFVGNKVEVHGYID, encoded by the exons ATGCGCGCTCTCCAAGCAGAAGTAGCGGCTTCTCGAGCAGATAACGCAGAATTATGTAGAGCTAATGAGGAATTACGAAGGGGCTTACAACATGTAGGGGAACGCACGGCGGACGAGCGTGCACCACCAGTACCACTTAGGGCACGTCCTATGTCGTTCTCGCGAGCGATAATGAATGTTGTGTTGCCGACAAGGTCTCTAGGTCCAAAAGTCTCCTTcacaggggtagaagacccggaggcccaccttacggcattccacacccagatgatgctcacCGGAGGATTTgacgccgtctactgtaagAT ggaacaataccttGTCAACAAGGCCCCCACCCGACTCTCCTACGACGTCTTTGATGTCAAACAGTACCAGGGGGAATCCATGAAGGATTACCTGAACATATTTGTGATTCAAGTGGTCCGCCTGAAGCCCACCGATGAGTCCATGATAGTTCATGCCTTTGTCAAGGGAATGCTACCTGGACCCTTCAGCGAATCATTGCTAAGGGTCTACCCGAGGACGTTCACAGAGATTCGACGCCGAGCGTTAGCACACATTGCCGCAGATGATTGCATAACACAGAAGCAGGGTCTCGTGGCCCCTGTCCGACCACGGACAACCACCCGACCCCAGCCTATGAGAGTCCACGAAGCAacaacagagaagaaaggggCGGAGAAACCCTACGAACGAACCCCGAGGGGGGCACGTACAAGACGAGATCCTCCTCCAAAGCATAACTTCCGGGTGGAGCTCAAGGAGTTCATCGCCATCCCGAACATAGCGGCAAGGTTGAAGGTACCAGCGAAGACTGATAGAAAGATGGGGCCCAACAAGAATGCTTGGTGTGAATTCCATCAGGCGAATGGCCACCATATACGAAACTGTCTAGCCCTGGCGCATCAACTAGACGAGTTAGTAAAGAGCGGATTCCTGAAGGACTACCTGCAAGAAGAAACGAACGATCAGACATTGGTGGCTACGGGAGCAGATCAGGGGTACGAGGTTCCTATTCATGGAGAGGTAATCACTATCTCAGGGGGTTTCCCAAGAGAGGAATGTGCCTCCCAGGCAACAATAGAGGCACAACAGACAGATCTCGCTCCCGACGTCAACCTCACCTTCACGCAAGCCGATCTCCAAGGTGTCGTACCACATGATAACGACCTGGTGGTAATTTCTCTAATCATCGTCGGGAGGAGGGTACGCCACGtcctcgtagatcaaggaagttcggccAATGTTATGTTCTTAACAACCTTCAATCATCTACGGTTGTCCGTGGACCAGTTGAAACCCTACTCCAGACGTTTGTACGGATTTGTCGGGAACAAGGTAGAAGTCCATGGGTACATTGACTAA